From Alteromonas sp. RKMC-009, one genomic window encodes:
- a CDS encoding alpha/beta hydrolase domain-containing protein: protein MTYSRIAWFCAFLLLAGGKEAVADIEQVKKIPAGKREIYNAAEVKGSPVSVNLAEYGYVEEEYFVSGTASSFDYKDGSLVVHNKDLPYVTRVVVRRPEDMATFSGVLHVEPEHPSKGNTSHWVAMQHFIIDSGDAYVSVGSGNDPRQRELTAQGEFPTAQSDIAKWYDPERYKALQWPEDDGIRYQVISDAVHYFRTAHDANPFNDALPEVAIAGGWSFTGSFWRTYVNYGFHEKFAISADKPLFDGYLVGISSRWNGLGVLPLNSDVEKDGMDNPVRDLRPVNVPVIEFLTEFEVAAGDGPQVADSNNNPGAHRLYEMGAVIHGDQLLMDQGGDRFNRSQLIQLYRKGYPKEADALAECQYPLSDIPQGPYARSALSNLREWIVNDQLPPHAQELVLNENGKVLRDHHQNPLGGMPVAEFAVPLASYTTDAEPQCQRNGRPAMLRKNFSSQQLLAMYGNKDKYLKAYGDYLDAMVRERWVLESDAKMLKNKMADLAADAFAGKGE, encoded by the coding sequence ATGACTTATTCACGTATTGCATGGTTTTGCGCGTTTTTGCTACTGGCTGGCGGGAAAGAGGCCGTAGCAGACATTGAGCAGGTTAAGAAAATCCCGGCCGGTAAGCGCGAAATTTATAATGCCGCGGAGGTAAAAGGCTCGCCGGTATCTGTCAACCTGGCTGAATATGGCTATGTAGAAGAAGAGTATTTTGTCAGCGGCACAGCCAGTTCCTTTGATTACAAAGATGGCAGCCTGGTTGTTCATAATAAAGACTTGCCCTATGTGACCCGTGTTGTTGTCCGCCGGCCTGAGGATATGGCGACTTTTTCAGGCGTATTGCACGTAGAGCCCGAGCATCCGTCTAAAGGAAATACGTCTCACTGGGTGGCTATGCAGCACTTCATTATCGACAGTGGCGATGCATATGTGTCAGTGGGCAGCGGTAACGATCCCCGTCAACGGGAACTGACTGCACAAGGTGAGTTCCCTACGGCGCAAAGCGATATCGCCAAATGGTATGACCCTGAGCGGTATAAAGCATTACAGTGGCCAGAAGATGACGGGATCCGTTATCAGGTCATTTCTGACGCGGTTCACTATTTCCGTACTGCTCACGACGCAAACCCGTTTAACGATGCGTTGCCGGAAGTCGCTATTGCCGGAGGATGGTCATTTACAGGCAGTTTCTGGCGTACCTATGTTAATTACGGATTTCATGAAAAATTTGCTATCAGCGCGGATAAACCACTATTTGATGGTTATCTGGTAGGGATCTCTTCACGTTGGAACGGTCTCGGCGTTTTACCCCTTAACTCAGATGTAGAAAAGGATGGGATGGACAATCCGGTTCGGGACCTACGCCCGGTTAACGTTCCGGTTATCGAGTTTCTCACCGAATTCGAAGTTGCGGCAGGGGATGGCCCGCAGGTTGCTGACAGCAACAATAATCCGGGGGCTCACCGGTTATATGAAATGGGCGCAGTCATTCATGGCGATCAATTATTAATGGATCAGGGAGGTGACCGGTTTAACCGTAGTCAGCTCATTCAGCTATACCGTAAAGGATACCCAAAAGAAGCTGATGCACTGGCTGAATGCCAGTACCCGCTCAGCGATATTCCTCAAGGCCCCTATGCCCGTTCTGCGCTGTCTAATCTCCGTGAATGGATTGTGAATGACCAGTTGCCGCCCCACGCTCAGGAACTGGTGTTAAATGAAAACGGAAAGGTGCTTCGGGATCATCATCAAAATCCGTTGGGCGGAATGCCGGTAGCAGAGTTCGCTGTTCCTCTGGCGAGCTATACCACAGACGCAGAACCTCAATGTCAGCGAAACGGCCGTCCGGCCATGCTCAGAAAGAATTTTTCATCACAGCAATTACTCGCCATGTATGGCAATAAAGACAAGTATCTTAAGGCGTATGGCGACTACCTTGATGCCATGGTGCGGGAACGCTGGGTGTTAGAAAGCGATGCAAAAATGTTGAAAAACAAGATGGCGGATCTGGCAGCTGACGCTTTTGCTGGTAAAGGAGAATAA
- a CDS encoding CocE/NonD family hydrolase — MNYLSKNWLNILAPVLIAFSTLSVASGFADYQPAPAYEETSEASSYVTMRDGVKLAISVVRPAKNGKPVDGKFPVIWHHTLSISREARDGTGGFISALHAIPTLAKHGYVVVQVARRGNGQSFGVMRGYHDRNEAFDAYEMTQWLAEQPWSDGNVGVYGCSNTGDAAMHAMSVQPPALKAVFAGCFSWHKFDAFRRGAIFAQWGTGPARTIEDDMAIPPVDGDEDKKLQRQAAEEHQLATPLLQMWSELPFRDSWSKTVGSRFWSEGSVADYKDQVARSGIPLYIMGGWFDELRDQGLITLLNVPGSRAIVGPWQHCRNDDFPLLDEIHRFFDTHLKGLETGLNQEPPLHYFVMEGSENGHWASSSTWPVEGVDFKAFAMTDSGLKTESQAGGTLDQHFDVKFEQNCPGEKISSRSQPCSTHEEGIHITSEPLDHAIEVTGHPKVTVNLSTNQKDANLFAYLEDVAPDGSVTVITEGRLKASMRKTDSAPWLMPEGTPWHRWYKEDQQLLTANKPVELTFAMMPTSWVFAANHKIQVTFTGSDYRERLRDDAGHAQTIRLTNPSSGTAVLMLPVAGN; from the coding sequence ATGAATTACTTGAGTAAAAACTGGCTTAACATTTTAGCGCCGGTACTTATCGCGTTCTCAACACTGAGCGTAGCCAGCGGGTTTGCCGATTATCAACCGGCACCGGCCTATGAAGAAACCTCCGAGGCTTCATCTTATGTGACCATGCGGGATGGTGTGAAGCTGGCAATATCGGTAGTCAGACCGGCGAAAAACGGTAAACCGGTTGACGGAAAATTCCCGGTTATCTGGCACCACACGCTGTCCATATCCAGGGAAGCCCGCGACGGAACCGGCGGCTTCATCAGTGCGCTGCATGCCATTCCTACATTGGCAAAACATGGTTACGTAGTGGTTCAGGTGGCCCGACGCGGTAACGGACAATCCTTTGGGGTGATGCGTGGCTATCACGACCGTAATGAGGCGTTTGATGCGTATGAAATGACGCAATGGCTGGCAGAGCAACCCTGGTCTGACGGCAATGTGGGCGTTTACGGATGTTCTAACACCGGAGATGCGGCTATGCATGCGATGTCTGTTCAACCGCCTGCTTTGAAAGCCGTTTTTGCCGGCTGCTTCTCATGGCATAAATTTGATGCATTCCGGCGAGGCGCAATCTTCGCACAGTGGGGTACCGGACCCGCCAGAACAATCGAAGATGACATGGCTATTCCACCTGTTGACGGTGATGAAGACAAGAAACTGCAGCGGCAAGCAGCAGAAGAGCATCAACTGGCAACGCCGTTACTTCAGATGTGGTCTGAATTGCCATTTCGCGACAGCTGGTCAAAAACCGTGGGAAGTCGTTTCTGGTCTGAGGGCAGTGTGGCCGATTACAAAGACCAGGTAGCCCGTTCAGGGATACCGCTTTATATCATGGGCGGCTGGTTTGATGAACTGCGGGATCAGGGCCTGATTACCCTGCTGAATGTGCCGGGGTCAAGAGCCATCGTTGGTCCGTGGCAACACTGCCGGAACGATGATTTTCCCCTGCTGGATGAGATCCACCGTTTTTTCGATACCCACTTAAAAGGTTTGGAAACCGGACTAAATCAGGAGCCGCCTCTCCACTATTTTGTGATGGAGGGGAGTGAAAATGGTCACTGGGCATCATCATCAACCTGGCCGGTGGAAGGCGTCGACTTTAAAGCTTTTGCCATGACAGATTCTGGTTTGAAAACTGAGAGTCAGGCTGGAGGCACTTTGGATCAGCATTTTGATGTGAAGTTTGAACAAAATTGTCCCGGTGAAAAAATCAGTTCCCGTTCCCAGCCCTGCAGTACCCATGAGGAGGGAATTCATATTACGTCTGAGCCACTTGATCATGCCATAGAAGTCACTGGCCATCCCAAGGTTACAGTGAATCTCTCGACTAACCAGAAGGATGCAAACTTGTTTGCTTATCTTGAGGATGTTGCGCCTGACGGGTCTGTTACCGTTATCACAGAAGGCCGGCTGAAAGCCTCTATGCGCAAGACAGACAGCGCTCCGTGGCTGATGCCGGAGGGCACGCCCTGGCATCGCTGGTACAAGGAAGATCAGCAGTTACTGACCGCCAATAAGCCAGTGGAGCTGACGTTCGCGATGATGCCGACTTCCTGGGTTTTTGCCGCAAATCATAAAATCCAGGTAACCTTCACGGGATCGGATTATCGTGAAAGACTGCGGGATGATGCTGGTCATGCGCAAACAATCAGATTAACCAACCCGTCATCAGGTACAGCAGTGCTGATGCTGCCGGTCGCGGGCAACTAG